A portion of the Pseudorasbora parva isolate DD20220531a chromosome 1, ASM2467924v1, whole genome shotgun sequence genome contains these proteins:
- the ccne1 gene encoding G1/S-specific cyclin-E1: MPSKKALRTEQINTTDEAPKISSVRPRKRKADVAIHLQDPDEEITEMTRKKPCASQACWNPDTGYTSPCRRIPTPDEVEEPVAVGSMGFTQYASENIFITPTRSTPLPALCWASKDDVWNNLLRKDKLYLRDTHVMQRHPNLQPKMRAILLDWLMEVCEVYKLHRETFYLGQDYFDRFMATQENVLKTTLQLIGIACLFIAAKMEEIYPPKVHQFAYVTDGACSEDDILSMEIIIMKELNWSLSPLTPVAWLNIYMQMAYLKETTEVLISQYPQATFVQIAELLDLCVLDARSLEFSYSLLAASALFHFSSLELVIKVSGLKWCELEECVRWMVPFAMSIREAGSSALKTFKGIATDDMHNIQTHVPYLEWLGKVHSYQLVDIESGQRSPVPSGVLTPPHSSEKPENTDS, translated from the exons ATGCCAAGCAAGAAAGC GCTACGAACAGAGCAGATTAACACTACAGATGAAGCGCCTAAAATCAGTTCCGTACGTCCCAGGAAGAGGAAAGCAGACGTGGCTATT CATTTGCAAGATCCAGATGAGGAGATCACAGAGATGACCAGAAAGAAACCATGTGCATCACAG GCCTGCTGGAATCCTGACACAGGTTACACAAGCCCATGCAGGCGGATCCCCACACCTGATGAAGTAGAGGAACCGGTTGCTGTTGGCAGCATGGGATTCACACAGTACGCCTCAGAAAACATTTTCATCACCCCCACGCGTTCTACCCCTCTGCCGGCCCTCTG CTGGGCAAGCAAAGATGATGTTTGGAACAACCTGCTTAGAAAAGACAAACTCTACTTGCGAGATACGCATGTTATGCAGAGACATCCAAATCTCCAACCCAAAATGAGGGCTATTCTTCTGGATTGGCTAATGGAG GTTTGCGAGGTGTACAAGTTACACAGAGAAACGTTTTACTTGGGTCAGGACTACTTCGATCGCTTCATGGCCACACAAGAGAATGTTCTTAAAACGACACTACAACTTATAGGCATCGCCTGTCTCTTCATCGCTGCCAAAATGGAG GAAATTTACCCTCCCAAGGTGCATCAGTTTGCTTACGTTACTGATGGGGCCTGCTCTGAGGATGACATTCTTAGCATGGAAATTATCATCATGAAG GAGTTGAATTGGAGTTTGAGTCCTTTAACCCCAGTGGCATGGCTCAACATTTACATGCAGATGGCCTATCTAAAGGAGACTACTGAAGTTCTCATATCCCAGTACCCACAGGCTACATTTGTACAGATTGCAGAG CTCTTGGATCTATGTGTACTGGATGCAAGAAGTCTGGAGTTCTCTTACAGCCTCCTCGCAGCTTCTGCACTCTTCCACTTCTCTTCTCTAGAACTAGTGATAAAAGTTTCag GGCTGAAGTGGTGTGAATTGGAGGAGTGCGTGAGATGGATGGTGCCTTTTGCCATGTCAATTCGTGAAGCAGGTAGCTCAGCTCTCAAGACATTCAAAGGAATAGCAACCGATGACATGCACAATATCCAGACCCATGTGCCTTACTTGGAATGGCTG GGAAAGGTGCACTCCTATCAGCTAGTAGACATTGAGAGCGGGCAGAGATCTCCAGTTCCCTCTGGAGTGCTCACACCACCACACAGCAGTGAAAAGCCCGAGAACACAGACTCCTGA